A genomic region of Colius striatus isolate bColStr4 chromosome 20, bColStr4.1.hap1, whole genome shotgun sequence contains the following coding sequences:
- the DHRS13 gene encoding dehydrogenase/reductase SDR family member 13: MGWALLGAGLLMALYTLLRYGLRRAPPPRARAALRGITAIVTGGSGGIGAATALELARGGARVVLAARSAVRGEATARRIRTETGNAEVRFMQLDLASLRSVRAFASTFLRQEPQLHLLINNAGVSAGGTTEDGFSLTFQVNHLGHFLLTQLLLERLRSCAPSRVVIVASRAHCAGRLRLHALGRPPPGPLSTFQDYCDSKLANVLHARELATRLQDTQVTCYAVHPGFVNTELFRHAPLWLKPLLLPLAWLFFLDAAEGAQTSLHCATQEGLERFSGRYFTDCRLQEPWPAARDDQLARELWDASERLVGLVGSEGSPSPAPAAALQ, translated from the exons atgGGCTGGGCGCTGCTGGGCGCGGGGCTGCTCATGGCCCTCTACACGCTGCTCCGATACGGGCtgcgccgggccccgccgccccgcgcccgcgcCGCGCTCCGCGGCATCACCGCCATCGTCACCG GGGGAAGCGGCGGCATCGGGGCGGCCACGGCGCTGGAGTTGGCCCGCGGCGGAGCCCGCGTCGTCCTGGCGGCCCGCAGCGCCGTGCGGGGAGAGGCCACGGCCCGCCGCATCCGCACG GAGACGGGGAACGCGGAGGTGCGGTTCATGCAGCTGGACCTGGCCAGCCTGCGCTCGGTGCGAGCCTTCGCCAGCACCTTCCTGCGCCAGGAGCCCCagctgcacctcctcatcaacAATGCAG GGGTGAGCGCCGGGGGCACGACAGAGGACGGCTTCAGCCTCACCTTCCAGGTGAACCACCTGGGCCATTTCCTGCtgacccagctgctgctggagcggCTGCGGAGCTGCGCGCCGAGCCGCGTGGTCATCGTGGCCTCCCGCGCGCACTGCGCCGGCCGCCTGCGCCTGCACGCCTTGGGCCGCCCGCCCCCCGGCCCGCTGTCGACCTTCCAGGACTACTGCGACAGCAAACTGGCCAACGTGCTGCATGCCCGCGAGCTGGCCACGCGCCTGCAGGACACGCAGGTGACGTGCTATGCCGTGCACCCAG GGTTCGTCAACACCGAGCTCTTCCGCCACGCGCCGCTCTGGCTGAAGCCGCTGCTCCTGCCGCTGGCCTGGCTCTTCTTCCTCGACGCAGCTGAGGGCGCCCAGACCTCCCTGCACTGCGCCACGCAAGAGGGCCTCGAGCGCTTCAGCGGCCGCTACTTCACCGACTGCCGCCTGCAGGAGCCGTGGCCGGCAGCCCGCGATGACCAGCTGGCCCGGGAGCTCTGGGACGCCAGCGAGAGGCTGGTGGGGCTGGTGGGGAGCGAGGGGAGCCCCTCgccagcccctgctgctgccctgcaatAA
- the PHF12 gene encoding PHD finger protein 12 isoform X1 has product MWEKMETKTIVYDLDTSGGLMEQIQALLAPPKSEDGEKKSRRPEKEPRRSGRATNHDSCDSCKEGGDLLCCDHCPAAFHLQCCNPPLSEEMLPPGEWMCHRCTVRRKKREQKKELGQVNGLVDKSGKRTTSPTSDADLLDRSSSSIRANAHARILERRASRPGTPTSNASTETPNSEQNDVDEDIIDVDDDSAIAEMDCGQPQLKRPFELLIAAAMERNPTQFQLPNELTCTTALPGTSKRRRKEETTGKNVKKAQHELDHNGLVPLPVKVCFTCNRSCRVAPLIQCDYCPLLFHMDCLEPPLTAMPLGRWMCPNHIEHVVLNQKNLTLSNRCRVFDRFQDTISQHVVKVDFLNRIHKKHPPNRRVLQSVKRKGLKVPDAIKSQYRLPPPLLAPAAIRDGELICNGIPEEPLQKHLLNTEHLASQTEQQEWLCSVVALQCSILKHLSAKQMTSLWDSEQTEKADIKPVIVADGSLANPYQAADKAPTPSLYSMSSCTSGITAQNSLSSSQSQQTLSQEDVNCSSCIEKSKKVSSCGTSNGPTASDIKVNGPHFCGVSSESSAQLTDSQRLVASGNTIPVLSHRQTWPRPLTPPATCGLLNHTTGTIVKTENVAGPVSCAQRGSVPVTSMPTSASSCCASLETTSTLQRKNVQTQIGPPLTADLRSVGSPLTATRALTPPQAPGDGISAVGSTNRFCSPAPPSDGKVSPSTLSIGSALPSSLTSNSAAMLDLTSSLKAFMDGEIEINMLDEQLIKFLALQRIHQLFPSKAQSLVSSVSSHQQSPVGNHIEAQRKEVQARAVFYPLMGLGGAVNMCYRTLYIGTGADMDVCLTSYGHCNYVSGKHACIFYDENTKHYELLNYSEHGTTVDNVLYSCDFSEKMTPTPPSSIVAKVQSVIKRHKSRKQEEEPHEEAAVMNSQAQGQHRKPCNCKASSSSLIGGSGAGWEGTALLHHGSYIKLGCLQFVFSITEFATKQPKGDTALVQDMDLEEKLSLKPHQVPVLRSNSVP; this is encoded by the exons CAACCCTCCGCTCAGCGAGGAGATGCTGCCTCCGGGGGAGTGGATGTGTCACCGCTGCACTGTACGCCGCAAG AAGCGAGAACAGAAGAAAGAGCTGGGGCAGGTAAATGGATTGGTGGACAAATCTGGGAAAAGGACCACCTCCCCCACCAGTGACGCAGACCTGTTGGACAGGTCTagcagcagcatcagggctAATGCGCATGCCAGGATCTTGGAAAGGAGAGCAAGCCGGCCTGGCACTCCCACATCCAATGCCAGCACCGAGACCCCCAACTCAGAGCAGAATGATGTCGATGAGGACATAATTGACGTGGATGATGACTCTGCCATTGCAGAAATGGACTGTGGGCAGCCCCAGCTGAAGCGACCCTTTGAGCTTCTAATTGCTGCTGCCATGGAAAGGAACCCAACGCAGTTCCAGTTGCCGAATGAACTGACCTGCACCACAGCACTTCCAG GTACTAgtaagaggaggagaaaggaagaaaccaCAGGAAAGAATGTCAAGAAAGCACAACACGAGTTAGACCACAATGGTTTGGTTCCCTTGCCGGTGAAGGTGTGCTTCACATGCAACAG GAGTTGCAGAGTGGCACCTCTCATTCAGTGTGATTATTGCCCTCTCCTGTTCCACATGGATTGTCTGGAGCCACCGCTTACTGCCATGCCTCTGGGTAGATGGATGTGCCCAAATCACATAGAACATGTGGTG CTGAACCAGAAGAACTTGACCCTGAGTAATCGGTGCCGAGTATTTGACCGGTTCCAGGACACCATCTCTCAGCACGTTGTCAAAGTGGATTTCTTAAACCGAATCCATAAGAAACATCCTCCGAATCGCAGAGTTCTTCAGTCAGTAAAGAGAAAAGGTTTGAAG GTTCCTGATGCTATAAAGTCCCAATACCGGCTTCCACCCCCGTTACTTGCGCCTGCAGCAATTAGAGATGGCGAGCTGATCTGTAACGGGATCCCCGAGGAACCCTTGCAGAAGCACCTTTTGAACACTGAGCACTTAGCCAGCCAGACAGAACAACAGGAG tGGCTCTGTAGTGTTGTTGCGCTCCAGTGCAGCATATTGAAACATTTATCTGCTAAGCAGATGACTTCGCTTTGGGACTCTGAACAAACAGAGAAGGCTGATATTAAGCCTGTTATTGTGGCGGACGGCTCACTCGCCAACCCTTACCAGGCAGCTGACAAGGCACCCACACCTTCCCTCTATTCCATGTCATCCTGCACCTCAGGGATTACTGCCCAGAATTCCTTGAGCTCCTCGCAATCCCAGCAGACTTTGTCACAGGAAGATGTCAACTGCAGCTCTTGTATAGAGAAATCCAAGAAGGTGTCATCTTGCGGGACTTCGAACGGGCCAACGGCCTCTGACATCAAAGTCAACGGTCCCCATTTCTGTGGCGTTTCATCCGAATCCTCAGCACAGTTGACTGACTCCCAGAGGCTGGTTGCATCTGGTAACACAATACCTGTCTTGTCTCATCGGCAAACGTGGCCTCGGCCCCTCACGCCCCCAGCAACTTGTGGACTCCTGAATCACACCACGGGAACCATCGTCAAAACGGAGAACGTCGCGGGACCCGTTTCTTGCGCACAAAGGGGTTCCGTGCCGGTCACAAGCATGCCTACGTCCGCATCGAGCTGCTGCGCCAGCCTGGAGACCACCAGCACTTTGCAAAGAAAGAATGTGCAGACACAGATAGGACCTCCGCTGACGGCAGACCTGCGGTCTGTGGGCTCCCCTCTCACTGCCACGAGGGCTCTCACCCCTCCGCAGGCTCCAGGAGATGGGATCTCTGCTGTTGGGTCTACAAACAGATTCTGTTCACCAGCACCACCTTCAG ATGGTAAGGTCAGTCCCAGCACCTTATCCATAGGAAGCGCTTTACCCTCATCACTCACTTCAAACTCTGCAGCTATGTTGGACCTCACCAGCTCCCTGAAAGCATTTATGGACGGTG AGATTGAGATAAATATGCTGGATGAGCAGCTGATCAAGTTTCTGGCCTTGCAGAGAATACATCAGCTCTTTCCTTCCAAAGCTCAGTCTCTAGTGAGCAGTGTCAGTTCCCATCAGCAATCTCCTGTGGGAAACCACATTGAAG CTCAAAGAAAGGAAGTGCAAGCCCGGGCAGTGTTCTATCCTCTGATGGGCTTAGGGGGTGCAGTCAATATGTGCTATCGGACTCTCTACATTGGGACAG GAGCTGATATGGATGTGTGCCTTACAAGCTATGGTCACTGTAACTATGTGTCTGGCAAACACGCCTGCATATTCTATGATGAG AATACAAAACATTACGAGCTGTTGAACTACAGTGAGCATGGGACTACCGTCGACAATGTTCTGTATTCCTGTGACTTCTCGGAGAAGATGACGCCCACTCCTCCCAGCAGTATTGTTGCCAAAGTGCAGAGTGTGATAA aacGACATAAAAGTAGAAAACAAGAAGAGGAGCCGCATGAAGAAGCAGCTGTGATGAATTCACAGGCACAAGGGCAGCATCGGAAACCCTGTAACTGCAaagccagcagctccagcttaATAGGAGGCAGCGGGGCTGGCTGGGAGGGGACAGCCCTGCTCCACCACGGCAGTTACATCAAGCTGGGCTGCCTGcagtttgttttcagcattaCCGAATTTGCGACCAAACAGCCCAAGGGGGACACTGCCTTAGTACAAGACATGGACTTGGAGGAGAAGCTTTCTCTGAAACCCCACCAGGTGCCCGTGCTGCGGTCCAACTCAGTTCCCTAG